The following proteins are co-located in the Cupriavidus pauculus genome:
- the istA gene encoding IS21 family transposase has protein sequence MPAHRMNMRMIKDVLRLKFDGGFSHDRIAASLGISKGVVTKYIGLAGAAGLDWASACDMDEGELERRLLGKPTGPAGYAQPDYGRIHQELRRKGMTLTLLWEEYQAEFADRQTYRYTQFCEHYKAFTKRLKRSMRQIHRAGEKLFVDFAGPTLPLTTGRRAHIFVAAMGASSYTFACATPAETMEDWLGGIGRALTFYGGVPQLIVPDNPRAMIADPDRYEPRAGDTVLDFARHYGTSFLPARVYRPQDKPKVEVAVQVVERWIMARLRHHRFESVHSVNEAIRPLLKNLNERPFQKLPGCRASAFAQLDAPALQPLPAQPYELARFKTVTVHIDYHVEINKHRYSVPHALVGLKLDARITAGAVELLHRGRRVASHARNERAGGYTTVVEHMPAAHRAHLEWTPQRLIHWGQQIGAATGVLVTRLLQEQRHPEHGYRACLGLLSLSRRYGRERLEAACALALELGVHRYRHVRDILINNRDRAAVATPADWISPSHAHVRGPSYYQ, from the coding sequence AGCCGGTGCCGCCGGGTTGGACTGGGCAAGCGCCTGCGATATGGATGAAGGCGAGCTCGAGCGGCGGCTTCTCGGCAAACCCACCGGGCCGGCAGGCTACGCCCAGCCCGACTACGGACGCATCCATCAGGAGCTGCGTCGCAAGGGCATGACGCTGACGTTGCTGTGGGAGGAGTACCAGGCCGAGTTCGCGGACCGGCAGACCTACCGCTATACGCAGTTCTGCGAGCACTACAAGGCGTTCACGAAACGCCTGAAGCGCTCGATGCGTCAGATTCACCGCGCCGGCGAGAAGCTGTTTGTCGACTTCGCCGGCCCCACGTTGCCGCTGACGACTGGACGCCGCGCGCACATCTTCGTGGCGGCCATGGGCGCATCGAGCTACACATTCGCCTGTGCGACGCCGGCCGAAACGATGGAGGACTGGCTGGGCGGCATTGGTCGCGCGCTGACCTTCTATGGCGGCGTGCCGCAGTTGATCGTGCCGGATAACCCGCGCGCGATGATTGCCGATCCCGATCGCTATGAACCTCGCGCCGGCGACACCGTGCTGGACTTTGCACGTCACTACGGCACGTCATTCCTTCCTGCACGCGTATATCGTCCGCAGGACAAACCGAAGGTAGAGGTTGCGGTCCAGGTCGTCGAACGCTGGATCATGGCGCGCCTGCGTCATCACCGGTTTGAGTCGGTCCACTCGGTCAATGAGGCGATCCGCCCGCTGCTCAAGAACCTGAATGAGAGGCCGTTCCAGAAGCTGCCGGGATGTCGCGCCAGCGCATTCGCCCAGCTGGACGCGCCGGCACTGCAGCCGTTGCCGGCACAGCCTTATGAGCTCGCGCGCTTCAAGACAGTGACGGTTCACATCGACTATCACGTCGAGATCAACAAACACCGCTACAGCGTGCCGCACGCGCTGGTCGGTCTCAAGCTCGATGCGCGCATCACGGCGGGCGCTGTCGAACTGCTGCATCGCGGTCGCCGTGTCGCCAGCCACGCACGCAACGAGCGCGCAGGCGGCTACACCACCGTCGTCGAGCACATGCCGGCGGCGCACCGCGCTCATCTGGAATGGACGCCGCAGCGGCTGATTCATTGGGGACAGCAGATCGGCGCGGCAACCGGCGTGCTTGTTACCCGGCTGCTGCAGGAGCAACGTCATCCGGAACACGGCTATCGGGCGTGCCTCGGATTGCTCTCGCTCTCACGTCGCTATGGCCGCGAACGTCTCGAAGCCGCCTGTGCGCTAGCACTGGAGCTGGGCGTGCACCGTTACCGCCACGTGCGCGACATCCTGATCAACAACCGTGACCGCGCTGCAGTGGCAACGCCTGCCGACTGGATCAGCCCGAGCCACGCGCATGTACGCGGCCCCAGCTACTACCAATAA